In Astyanax mexicanus isolate ESR-SI-001 chromosome 7, AstMex3_surface, whole genome shotgun sequence, the genomic stretch TTCATCAAATCAACAAAATGATTTGTGTGACTGGCATATTCTTAATTTCTCTTAAAACAGCGAATTTTACCACAAGCATGCATGAATAATATAGAATAGAAACACTGCTGTCCACAACAGATTTTGTTAAGAAAATgactatttatttttaaaataagtttaaggAATCCAGTGATATATGTAAATAATCAATAAACTGATTAAAGTGCCAAATAACAGTTATACAAAAAGGAaatctgtacataaaaaaatacaagattggAATGTGTCTTTGGATCGAGCGTCACCTAGCTGACAATCTTATTGCTTTTCTTcgccttttttttttagtgattgTCTGAACTCGCAGAACCTCTTCAGGTTCTTAAGGCTGAATCTGGTTTTCATTGGTTTTCAACATCGAAAACAGTCCCCGAACAATCGATAACTGAAGAACTTGACTGATCTGTCGTCGGTCTAAGAGCGTCGACAGAAATCACATTTTATACAACAGCGTTTGAGTCTGGATTTGATCCATTCACAATTTGCCACCCTGAATCCTAGTCCGCCGGCACCCAAAGTTCTTGAACCGAACTGAACATCCGTAAATCCAGGAGGCTGTGGCCCGTTTAGATCCGACTGGCTGTCCATCGGTTCGGAATGTCTTCGGTTTTGGAATTTTCTTCCAGCTTCGGCGAGGAGCGTGGAGATTAATccgtttcttttctgtttttggtCTTTTCAGTCCAGGCCCATGCTCTCGGGTCACGTTGAAGTAGTCTCTTTTGGCCTGGCTTTGCTATTGGCCGCTGTCCTTAGGTCACTGGACTCTCCAGTCTCCCCATTGGCTGAGGAGGCTGACCTCACTTTATCTTGGCCGGCTTCAACTCTTTGACTTGCATGTGCAGCGTTTTGTGGACTGCGAGCGTTCTTGACTGACAGAAACCTTTTCCACACTCCTGGCATTTGAAGGGCTTCTCTTTGGAGTGGATGTATctgcagagaaaagagagagaaagagaggattcCTCGTTAACCGACAGTTCCACTCATTttctaagaaaaaaattaaaaaccagAATGGTGTTTTAGTGTAACAGCCAGCAGACAGTCTAAAAAGCAGCTAGAGGAGCTCCAGTGTTGTTCTGCTTTGTCTTGGCAACTTTAGATCATCCCAAACTTCACTCTCAGCTACTCAGAAGCAGCAGAGGAATTACACATGAAAGAATCTCTCTCTGGAGAGAAACCGTGACCACAAAAAATGGTCTTGTAGGATTCAcagcctgtgtgtatgtgtgtcagctGAATGACGAATCAGCCAAATTGAAACCTTACAGACAGAGTAAAGCCTGGTTTTAACGTAATACTGAATATGGTTTCAGCAGCTATTATGTCTATTATAAAAACCTCATATCGTCCACAGGGGATGTTTATAAAGTGTAACATATAATCAATTATACAGATTTGTAATGAGTTACTGAACAATCAGCTGTATTAGAATGTAATGCTAAGTCACTAGCCACAAGCTAgcaagtttctttaaaaaaagtaactgCATGGCATGCGATACATTGTTGCTGGTGGCTTTTGTTCAATAAACAAAAGGTCTACACAGTCATTCGGGTGAATTTTAATACTCTACAGGAAACTATTTTGTATCCTTTTGCAAGGATTGTTATTAAttctatttatttgtattattcttTCATTGGTATGAAATGAACTGCACCAACCTTATAGTTTAGGAGGTCAAGGTTTAGGTTTGTAACATTTGATATAATCTTAGAAGATATTAAGTCTTAGTAAGTCTTAATCCTCGGTAAACACTATAAATAATAAGTACTAGGAATTAATTCctaatacaaaaaatatgaagCATACAGTAGTCATAATAAATCCTAATAAGGATTAATGAGCAAGTAATATGCCTATGGTTCAAGGAGTTGAGTTGATTATAGttaataataatcattagttgcgcTCCTAATCCCATGTTCTGCTCTAAGCCAGGCTGGACAGAGTTTCTTACCGGTGGTCTCTGAGGTGGTCCTGCCTCCTGAAGGCCTTGTGGCAGATGTCGCAGGTGTACGGCCGCTCGTCCGTGTGCGTGCGCTCGTGAATCAGCAGGTTGTAGGACTTGGTGAAGTGACGGCCGCAGAACTTGCACACAAACTCCTTTTTGGTTTTGGACGGCAGCCGGCCGCGGCTGGGCTTCCTCTCAGGCGACGACAGCTTGGCCGCCGCGTCCAGCAAGCAGCCCAGGGACGGGCCGCGGGCGTGCGCGTTGGAACCTCCGTTCATGCTCAGGTCCTCGGCCTTCAGCGGGTCCTCCTGGGTGGCGGCCGCCGCCAGGTTGGCGAAGTCGAAGCGCGGTTTGTTTTTGACCGACCCCGGGGACGTGTCCTGCTTGGTCGGGTGGATGAGCTGCGGCAGCAGGGGGATGGACGGCAGTGGAAAGCGGGCGTCGACCAGCCCGGGTAGCTTGGAGATGGTGCAGCGTGGCAGGGCGAACGGTGGGTAGCCTAGGGTCCAGTGGTGCAGGTGGACGGCATGGAGGGCACTGAAGCTGTATACACCCGGCATGGGGTCGGTGGGCAGTTGGAAGCCGCTGGACGTCTGGAGGAGGGAGTAGTTGGCCAGCTGGAGGGACGGGTGAAGAGGAACAGGGGCAGGAAGAGTCTTGCTACCCATGGCAGAGGTCGTTCTAAAGAAGAGATCAGAAGAAATGTTAGAAAATGGCCAGATAAGGATTCTGAAGAACAAAGAACACTGTTCTTTCTTACTGTCTTGAGATTTGAGATGGGAATCACAGTGCATTTCGCATCATtctgataatgatgatatcatcaTGATAGGTTGATGCTCAATATATATCAcagcaagacaattctctactaTACTTCATGTCTACAAGCAATTATGGATTTTTTTGGTGTTAGTTTTATGGAATTTGACAACTAACATTCTCCAGCATTTAATTGGTGTCATCATGTAAAGCATTAAAGCAGCAGCTTTAGCAAGTTAAATTTAAAGAGTTTAGAGTGCATatggtataaatatttttttcaatatttgatgccacgtaTGAAAACGATACAAATAAATCACGATAGCGATGTTTTTTAGCACCCCTACTCACAATGTTTAATTAAACGTCAAGGTTCTGACGGAGAGTGGGATTTCCCATCAGCTTCCCTGGCTGAGCAAAACATCTCGCGTCTGACAAGGTGTTACTAGAAAAGCATGTGTGTACACACGCGCAACAACAGCCCGACCTGCCAGACATGAGTGTatctgtataaatgtgtgtgtgtgtgtgtgtgtgtgtgtgtgtgagtgtgtgtgttttggcataGGCGTTTCCCGCTCCCAGAAAATGCGCCGAAGGCGATGGAGCtgtcagaaagagaaagacagcatGACATACCTGCAACGACTGTTTAATCTGGCCTGATATGAACACACACAAAGCACAATAACTGCTCTTTGTCTAGTCTCAGCCTCGTGATTGACacacttacgcacacacacacacactgacttgtTCTCCATACCATAAGACACCTACTACGATGgtttactcctctctctctttgtttctaaTTTTAACAGAAATTCTAGCTAGATTTCATTACTCTcctcagcatgttttttttagtgttttataaGCTGGTCTCTGATACTGTGGAGGAGAAAGTTAAATTAAATGCTTTGAGCACCTTGTGTTTTACCAGGCTTATAAcctgtggagtcccacagggtttcCAATTTATAACATGGACTTACAGCTGTGCGGTGTAACAGGATAATACCAAAGATTATTACTAAAACAACATATAAGAAGTTGTAGAACTTATTCAGAGTGGGTTTGTTGTGAAATGCTTTTGTTCTGGAGAAACATTTCCAGTTGGAATTCACAGTTCTCAGTTCACAGTAGTGAATGAATAATACAACCAGACGTCTGGACCTCTAAAAGCTCCCTCACAGAAAGTGATTGTCAATTGCCAATTGTTTGAGAACATACTGCCTGATGCCTGAGGGACACTTGCATAGATAGTTCAGATGGAACTATCAAACATGAAGCATTTGCAACATACTTTCTATagcattaatgattaataatgggggggggggggggggggtgaataaAATTCACCTGTAGAACATacatgttttgtatttattcccAGATAGGCCATGACTATTGTCATTATCTATATGTTATTGTCATCGATTCATCATTGCTGTTGAGTGATAACATAATAGTATCTCTGAAatggacattttttttaattacctttAAAAGGgcatgaaagtaaaaaaaatactttattctatagatagatagatagatagatagatcccttTGAAAgggttccctcagggaaattaggATTCCAGCTGCATTATAACATGggtacaacaaaaacacacaagaaaagtgcaaaaaaaaaaaaaaaaaaaaaactaaactaaaaactaagaGCTACTTAGCGCCACCGAATATAAAAACATTTCTAAGAGattgcctgttttttttaaaataaattattatttttgacaGCAAAGTcacaaacatgaaaaatataGATACAACGTTTTTGTGTGAGAGTAACATAAGTTACATATGTCaaataaaatgtctgtatttgttttgttgtCATGCAAACTCTGGTTCTTTTCCCCGCCGCAGTCAATCACAATTTTACACCTGAACGACTGACAGAAAATATATCCagagattttatttaaaatttaatatatattgtaaGTAATTTGCGGAAATCTGGGAAAATTCTCCATCAACCTCCGAGCTCTGAGTCGGGCATGAGGAGTGCCAGGCTCGGTTCTGGgagtaaataaaaagtgaaatagCTCTAATTGGGCTTTGTAAAAGCTCAAAGCTCTCCCCGGGGATTTGGGCGCTCTGATCATGGCGCAGAAGTAATTGACTTTTCCTTACGGGGTCATTAGAGGAGATCAGCTCTTGGCCCCGTTAACCCTTTGAAGTGAACATACCCCTCACAATGGGGCAGGGGCAGAAGGGCAGATGGGCAATTACACCCGGGCACACCTAAAGACTTTAAACACCCGTTAACCTCAACGCTTTAACCTGGCCCGACGTGCCAGTCTGAGGGGAAAAGCACAAGTGAACACTCTCATTAATTCACATTTCACCGTGTGGAGCGCGAGGCTCTGGATCAGCGCCCTGAGGTGATTTTCTGAAGGGAGTTAGCATACAATGCTAGCAAATAAACATTGAAGAAAACAAATATGTCTTTGTTGCATCTCATCTTTAAATTTTGACGATGGAAAAAcgggtttaatgtttaatgttgacATTTTGATTTTAAATTTAAAGCCTTTGAATGGTTGGCCTGCTTTAGTTTTATGCAGTGGGTGcttcccacaaaaaaaaaaaaaaatatatatatatatatatatttataatattaattattatattacctTTGGCTTTCTGGAAAGAACAAAGTACAAACT encodes the following:
- the osr1 gene encoding protein odd-skipped-related 1, with product MGSKTLPAPVPLHPSLQLANYSLLQTSSGFQLPTDPMPGVYSFSALHAVHLHHWTLGYPPFALPRCTISKLPGLVDARFPLPSIPLLPQLIHPTKQDTSPGSVKNKPRFDFANLAAAATQEDPLKAEDLSMNGGSNAHARGPSLGCLLDAAAKLSSPERKPSRGRLPSKTKKEFVCKFCGRHFTKSYNLLIHERTHTDERPYTCDICHKAFRRQDHLRDHRYIHSKEKPFKCQECGKGFCQSRTLAVHKTLHMQVKELKPAKIK